From one Lysinibacillus sp. G4S2 genomic stretch:
- a CDS encoding basic amino acid ABC transporter substrate-binding protein, with the protein MKKSLSMLLVVVAAFAIVLAGCGAKEKTSSGSEPSEGESGKKVYKVGTEATFAPFESLDDKGNVVGIDVDILKAIADEMGFEVEWQNIGWEPVFQTIKNGETDIGASGITINKKRKESFDFTEPYYESQLVIVVKEDSKIKSLDDLKDKKISVQINATGHEAAKKLQGESSTNIMAFETQPIAIQEMLNGNVDATIGDNAVVYEYIKAHPKEKLKVVKDDAFEKEYYGFMVQKGNKELLNLLNEGLKKIKENGKLKEITGTEFK; encoded by the coding sequence ATGAAAAAAAGTTTATCTATGTTACTTGTGGTCGTCGCAGCATTTGCAATAGTTTTAGCAGGTTGTGGCGCAAAAGAAAAGACATCATCTGGTAGCGAGCCATCCGAAGGTGAAAGTGGTAAAAAAGTTTATAAGGTAGGAACAGAAGCTACTTTTGCACCATTCGAATCGCTTGATGATAAAGGTAATGTTGTAGGAATTGATGTCGATATTTTAAAGGCGATTGCTGATGAAATGGGATTTGAAGTGGAATGGCAAAATATTGGTTGGGAGCCTGTATTCCAAACAATTAAGAATGGTGAAACAGATATCGGTGCATCTGGGATAACTATTAATAAAAAGCGTAAAGAGTCATTTGACTTTACTGAGCCATATTATGAATCTCAATTAGTAATCGTTGTAAAGGAAGATTCAAAGATTAAATCTTTAGATGATTTAAAAGATAAAAAGATTTCGGTACAAATTAATGCTACTGGTCATGAAGCTGCTAAAAAGCTTCAAGGTGAATCAAGTACAAATATTATGGCATTTGAAACCCAACCAATTGCTATTCAAGAGATGCTAAATGGAAACGTAGACGCAACAATTGGTGATAATGCGGTAGTTTATGAATATATTAAGGCACATCCAAAAGAAAAGCTTAAAGTAGTTAAAGATGACGCATTTGAAAAAGAATATTATGGATTTATGGTTCAAAAAGGGAATAAAGAGCTGTTAAACCTATTAAATGAAGGTCTGAAAAAAATTAAAGAAAACGGTAAATTAAAAGAAATTACAGGAACAGAATTTAAGTAA
- the clpP gene encoding ATP-dependent Clp endopeptidase proteolytic subunit ClpP, with protein sequence MNLIPTVIEQTSRGERAYDIYSRLLKDRIILLGSAIDDNVANSIVAQLLFLQAEDPDKDISLYINSPGGSITAGMAIYDTMQIIKPKVQTICIGMAASMGAFLLAAGEPGKRFALPNAEVMIHQPLGGAQGQATEIEIAAKRILFLREKLNGILSERTGQPLEVISRDTDRDNFMTAERAKEYGLIDHIMDRSDRK encoded by the coding sequence ATGAATTTAATTCCTACAGTTATTGAACAAACAAGTCGTGGTGAACGTGCGTATGACATCTATTCACGACTACTAAAAGACCGTATTATCCTATTAGGAAGTGCAATTGACGACAATGTTGCTAACTCAATTGTTGCTCAACTTCTATTCCTACAAGCAGAAGATCCAGATAAAGATATCTCTCTTTACATTAACTCACCAGGTGGATCTATCACTGCTGGTATGGCAATTTATGACACAATGCAAATCATCAAGCCGAAAGTACAAACAATTTGTATTGGTATGGCAGCATCTATGGGTGCTTTCCTACTTGCTGCAGGTGAACCTGGTAAACGCTTCGCATTACCGAATGCTGAAGTAATGATTCACCAACCTCTTGGCGGAGCACAAGGTCAAGCAACTGAAATCGAAATCGCTGCAAAACGTATTTTATTCTTACGTGAAAAATTAAATGGTATTTTATCAGAACGCACGGGTCAACCGCTTGAAGTTATTTCAAGAGATACAGATCGCGATAACTTCATGACTGCTGAGCGTGCAAAAGAATACGGCTTAATCGACCATATTATGGATCGTAGCGACCGTAAATAA
- a CDS encoding HPr family phosphocarrier protein has translation MTERRVHVKLKLGLQARQAALFVQEANRFSADIFLEKDEKKVNAKSIMGVMSLAIAKGTEVVLSSDGNDAEQAVTALAALIEEED, from the coding sequence ATGACCGAGAGAAGAGTCCATGTAAAATTAAAATTAGGACTACAAGCTAGACAAGCAGCGCTATTTGTACAAGAAGCAAATCGTTTTAGCGCAGATATCTTTCTTGAGAAAGACGAGAAAAAAGTAAATGCTAAATCCATTATGGGTGTTATGAGCTTAGCCATCGCAAAAGGAACAGAGGTTGTTCTAAGCAGTGATGGTAACGACGCTGAGCAAGCGGTTACAGCATTGGCAGCACTAATCGAAGAAGAAGATTAA